In one Sphingobacterium daejeonense genomic region, the following are encoded:
- a CDS encoding S9 family peptidase — protein MKRKFALILLGLSAFSLANAQKKPIDHSVYDAWKSISRPQISKSGNLIIYSVTPQEGDALGMLKNDKNQTLIQIPRGSELTLTDDEKNLISLIKAPFQDVREAKIKKKKPDEMPKDSLLVFNLSNSSSKKFAQVKSFKTARKGNEYVAFLNETIVPKAQDTTKSKNSAKKEKPTSTLTVMNLRSGDTSNILKADTYDWSDDGKFLVYSIKGPEKDSLNESGLFIMDMANKTKKKISNGKGNYKNIQFDDATKQLSFLADKTPEKSLLKEFKLYYYTPSQDTAVILADRNSTGIPENWFVSGDGRLTFSKSGKRLFFGLAPIPRVKDTTLVEFEHAKVDIWHWQDDYLQPMQLVNLKRDQSRNYTALINLQGNRNIMPLSDETYNRISLTGDADNEWAMATSDKGYRIESQWEGGMRSDIYAISTVSGKNKLVTKSNSGYASLAPNGDYIIYFNRSNGNWYSYNIASEKTVQLNDGLQVSFVDEENDVPAAPGPYGIAGWSKDGKAIYINDRYDVWKISLDGKSKSNITNGLGRKNQLVYRIQELVKNDDPRIQYTMVDEGKPVFLSGFNKIDKNQGLYKLGKKDISKLWSGPYTYRMLSADDKINKVIYTKEDYQNSPNLYLLADFKNETKLTDINPQQADYNWGTAELVHWTTPKGYKSEGILYKPEDFDPNKKYPIIAYFYETLSDGLYTYQPPAPTPSRLNIPYFVSNGYLVFAPDIRYETGYPGKSAEEFINSGMHYLARNNNWVDSTKMGIQGQSWGGYQVAHLITRTNMYAAAWSGAPVVNMTSAYGGIRWGSGMSRQFQYENTQSRIGKPLWEARDLYIENSPLFFMDKVNTPVAIMHNDNDGAVPWYQGIEFFTALRRLNKPVWLLNYNGDDHNLIQRQNRKDIQIREAQFFDHFLKGKPAANWIKKGVKATEKGIDWGLEVD, from the coding sequence ATGAAACGTAAATTTGCCTTAATACTCCTAGGGTTAAGCGCTTTTTCACTAGCTAATGCACAGAAAAAACCAATCGACCATTCTGTTTATGACGCCTGGAAATCGATCAGCAGACCCCAAATCAGTAAATCTGGTAATCTAATCATTTATTCCGTAACTCCTCAAGAAGGTGATGCTCTAGGAATGCTGAAAAATGATAAGAACCAAACTTTGATACAAATCCCAAGAGGATCAGAATTGACACTTACAGATGATGAAAAAAATCTGATCAGTCTTATCAAAGCACCATTTCAGGATGTTAGAGAAGCAAAAATAAAAAAGAAAAAACCTGATGAAATGCCTAAGGACTCCTTATTGGTGTTTAATCTTAGCAATTCATCCAGCAAAAAGTTTGCACAGGTAAAATCATTCAAAACTGCACGTAAAGGAAATGAATATGTTGCATTTTTGAATGAAACAATCGTCCCTAAGGCACAGGATACTACAAAATCAAAAAACTCAGCTAAAAAAGAGAAACCAACGTCTACTTTAACCGTGATGAATCTCCGCTCCGGTGATACCAGCAATATCCTGAAAGCAGACACGTATGATTGGAGTGATGACGGTAAATTTTTGGTATATTCCATCAAAGGACCAGAGAAGGACTCCTTAAATGAGTCTGGCCTTTTTATAATGGACATGGCTAATAAAACCAAAAAGAAAATTAGCAATGGCAAAGGGAACTATAAAAACATCCAATTTGACGATGCAACTAAGCAATTAAGTTTTCTGGCGGACAAAACTCCTGAAAAATCTTTGCTAAAGGAATTCAAACTCTATTATTATACTCCTTCTCAAGACACTGCTGTTATTCTGGCGGACAGAAACAGCACCGGCATTCCTGAAAATTGGTTTGTTTCGGGAGATGGACGCCTGACATTCAGCAAGTCTGGTAAAAGGCTATTCTTTGGCTTGGCTCCTATTCCTAGGGTAAAGGACACAACCTTAGTTGAATTTGAGCACGCTAAAGTAGATATTTGGCATTGGCAAGATGATTATTTGCAACCAATGCAATTGGTGAATCTAAAAAGAGACCAATCTAGAAATTATACCGCATTGATCAATCTGCAAGGCAATAGAAATATTATGCCTCTATCAGACGAAACCTACAACAGAATCTCCTTGACAGGAGACGCTGACAACGAGTGGGCTATGGCTACTTCGGATAAAGGCTATCGTATAGAATCCCAATGGGAAGGCGGAATGAGATCGGATATCTATGCAATCTCAACTGTAAGTGGTAAGAACAAGTTAGTTACTAAATCAAACTCTGGTTATGCTTCTTTAGCTCCAAATGGCGATTATATCATTTACTTCAACAGATCAAATGGTAACTGGTACAGCTATAATATCGCTTCAGAAAAAACAGTGCAGTTAAACGATGGCCTTCAAGTTAGTTTTGTAGACGAAGAAAACGATGTTCCTGCAGCACCAGGACCTTATGGAATAGCTGGATGGTCAAAAGATGGAAAAGCAATCTATATCAATGACCGATATGATGTCTGGAAAATCTCCTTGGATGGAAAATCCAAATCCAATATTACAAATGGATTAGGCAGAAAAAATCAATTGGTCTATAGAATTCAAGAATTGGTGAAAAATGATGACCCAAGAATTCAATACACCATGGTTGACGAAGGAAAGCCTGTTTTCCTTTCCGGATTCAATAAGATCGATAAAAACCAAGGTTTATATAAATTAGGCAAGAAAGACATTAGCAAACTTTGGTCGGGACCTTATACTTATAGAATGTTGAGTGCTGATGATAAGATCAACAAAGTAATCTACACAAAAGAAGATTACCAAAACTCACCGAATCTTTATCTATTGGCTGATTTTAAAAACGAAACCAAGCTTACGGATATAAACCCACAACAAGCAGATTATAATTGGGGAACAGCAGAATTGGTTCACTGGACTACACCTAAAGGTTATAAATCAGAAGGTATATTATATAAACCTGAAGATTTTGATCCAAATAAGAAGTATCCAATCATAGCATATTTCTATGAAACCCTTTCTGATGGATTGTATACTTACCAACCACCAGCTCCTACCCCTTCTAGGTTGAATATTCCATATTTTGTAAGTAACGGCTACTTGGTTTTCGCACCTGATATTCGATACGAAACTGGTTACCCTGGAAAATCTGCGGAGGAATTCATCAACTCTGGAATGCATTACCTAGCAAGAAACAACAATTGGGTTGATTCTACAAAAATGGGAATCCAAGGGCAAAGCTGGGGTGGTTACCAAGTTGCGCACTTGATCACTCGCACGAATATGTATGCAGCGGCATGGTCAGGAGCACCTGTAGTGAACATGACATCAGCTTACGGCGGAATCCGTTGGGGTTCTGGTATGTCGCGTCAATTCCAATATGAAAATACACAAAGCCGTATCGGGAAACCACTTTGGGAAGCTAGAGACCTTTATATCGAGAACTCGCCTTTGTTCTTTATGGACAAAGTGAATACTCCTGTTGCGATTATGCATAATGACAATGATGGCGCAGTGCCTTGGTATCAAGGCATCGAGTTCTTCACCGCTTTGCGCAGATTGAACAAACCTGTATGGTTATTGAACTATAATGGTGATGATCACAACTTAATTCAAAGACAAAACCGTAAAGACATTCAAATTCGGGAAGCACAATTCTTCGATCACTTCTTAAAAGGCAAACCTGCTGCCAACTGGATCAAGAAAGGTGTCAAAGCAACCGAAAAAGGAATAGATTGGGGACTTGAAGTCGACTAA